The Aneurinibacillus uraniidurans genome segment ATCATTTAGGTTATTACAGCCTGACCCATCCTTTTCCGGTCATGAAAGTACATAAGGTGTATGCTAAGCCAAATGCTATCTGGCCGTTTACCGTCGTCGGTCGTCCTCCTCAAGAAGATACAGCATTTGGTGACCTTATCCATGAACTAACCGGTGATGCTATTAAACAAGAAATCCCTGGCGTAAAAGAAGTCCATGCAGTAGATGCTGCAGGCGTACACCCGCTGCTCTTTGCAATAGGCAGTGAACGATACACTCCGTATCAACAAGTAAAACAGCCGACCGAATTACTTACAATCGCCAATCGTATTTTAGGAACCGGGCAACTAAGTCTAGCCAAGTTTTTATTCATTACAGCAGAAGAGAATCAACCACTCGATACACATCATGAGGTAGAATTTTTAACCTATATTCTCGAACGTCTTGATTTACATCGAGACATTCATTTTTATACGCATACAACTATCGATACGCTTGATTATTCAGGTACGGGATTAAATAGCGGCAGTAAGGTCGTCTTCGCTGCTTATGGAGATAAAAAAAGAGAACTGTGTAAAGAAGTGCCTGACAGTTTGAAGGAGTTGCATCCATTTGAAAACGCTCGATTGATAATGCCGGGCGTCGTCGCGATACAAGGACCCGCCTTTACGAGTTACGCACAAGCACAGCAAGAACTGCAAGGATTATGCGATGCAATTCAAGCAAAAGGCTCGCTTCCAACTTGCCCGATGATCATCCTATGCGATGACAGCACATTTATGAGTGCGACCCTTAGTAATTTTCTGTGGGCTACATTCACGCGCAGCAATCCTTCGCATGACATGTATGGTGTGAATAGCTATTACGAGCACAAGCATTGGGCGTGCGATAATCTGATCATTGATGCTCGTATCAAACCACATCACGCACCACCATTAGTACCTGATCCAACTGTTGAGAAAAACATCGAGCGATTCTTTACCAAAGGAGCCAGTTTGAGCGGCATAAAAATCCGGTAAAAATAAGATTGAAAAAAGGAGGAAATATACAATGTTCAAGAGTGGCAATGTAAGTGTCATGGTAGCAGATTTTAAAAAAGCAGTACAATTTTACGTCGAAACCCTTGGATTAAAGCTGACACACCAAGTGGAAGGGCATTTGGCGGTAGTCGAAGCGCCGGGATTGACAATTTCGCTACTATATACTGCCGGAGAACAACGTTCACAACAAGGGAAATCAGGGAGCATGTCTATTGGATTTGAAGTACAAACATTAGAGTCAGCAATCGAGATACTGAAATCCCGTGGTGTTGAATTCCAACATTTCATGGAAGAAAATGCAACTAGGCTCGCACACTTCAGTGATCCTGATGGTAATCCCCTTTACTTGATTGAGCTTAAGTAATTGTACGTTGTCAATTCTACAAAAACGAGGCTGTCTTACTCGCTATATTCTAGCTTGTAAGATAGCCTCGTTTCTTTTATCTCTGTGCAGCTCCTGCATGCAGACGATCATTTTTAATGAGATCGTCATATGTTTCCCGCTCAACCACGACTTCAGCGCGGCCATCCTTCACAAACACGACAGCAGGACGACGAATACGATTGTAGTTGTTCGCCATCGAATACCCATATGCGCCAGTACAGGAGATCGCCAGAATATCACCTGGTTTTGCTTCCGGCAGCATGTAATCCCAGATCAGCATATCACCGCTCTCACAGCATTTGCCCGCAATCGATACCGTCTCAGCTGGCTGCTCGTTCATCTTATTCGCAAGTGCTGCCTCATATTTTGCCTGATACAGCGCAGGACGAATGTTATCGGTCATTCCCCCATCAACAGCTACATACTTGCGGATGCCTGGAATATCCTTAATCGAACCGACTGTATACAGTGTCGTTCCCGCATCGCCAACAATGCTGCGGCCCGGCTCAATCCAAATCTCAGGCATGCGATATGCACGTGCACTGAACTGACGGCGCACCTCATCGGTAATGACCTTCACATACTCGTCAACCGGAAGCGGTGTATCTTCCTCTGTATAACGAATGCCGAAACCCCCACCTAAGTTAAGCACTTCCACTTCGTATCCAGTCTCAGTACGTACCTGTTCCAGGAACGCTCCTAGTACTTCAACTGCACCAACAAAACCAACCGTATCAAAAATTTGCGATCCGATATGAGAATGAATCCCCAGCAAGCGAACAGCTTCTTTATCCAGCGCATGCTTCACTGCCGCAAGCGCCTGACCAGTTGCCACACCGAAGCCGAACTTTGAATCATCCTGGCCGGTTGAAATATACTCATGTGTATGTGCTTCAATCCCCGGTGTAAGACGCAGCATGATCGGGACAATCACCTCACGTTCCCTTGCCAGATCATTCAGAATTTCAAGCTCATAGAAATTATCTACAACAAAACAGCCAATTCCGGCATCAAGTGCCATTACCAGCTCATCTTCTGTCTTATTATTGCCGTGGAAATGAATGCGTGCAGCCGGAAAACCCGCTTTCAGCGCTGTATATAACTCGCCACCTGATACAACATCAAGCGACATATTTTCCTCTGCTACAAGACGGCACATTTTCATGCACATAAACGCCTTGCTGGCATACGCCACTTGAAAACGGAATCCCGTTTCTTCAAATGCTTTCACATAAGTCTGACATTTCTCGCGAATCAGCGCCTCATCGTACACATACAACGGCGTTCCGTATGTACGTACTAGATCGGCTGCATCACAACCCCCAATCTCTAGATGTCCCCTCTCATTCACTCTGCTTGTTCCGTGTAAAAACACTCCGCTTCCTCCTCAATGCTACCGTAATGCATCATTTATTTTTGTTTACAACAGTACCACACCTCGCTAAAGGGTGACAACTACGTATTTGCTGGATGATATCCGCTACGCTTTAATATAAAAGAAACAGCCGCCATCGTAACCGGATAGCCAAAACACTGCTCATCCCGTCCCTTCATCTTCCCAATATCTCCGATGCCAACAATAACCGGAACACGCAGCATGTTTAACACATCAACCGTATCCCCTATAATATATGCCTTTGTCCCTTTCTCAACAAACCCATTTTTATTAACCGCTTTTCGAGTCACACGGCCATAGCGATCAATACATACATCCACTTCCACCCCGAGTGCGTATTTCGTTTTAGAAGCAACCGCAATTGCACCAAGTACCGTAATATCAGGATGCGTGGAGACATAATACAGCGCCTGCTCCCCCCGGCCCATGCGACCGTCTCCGTTATCGTCAAACATGACCAGTACAGGATCATATGGCGTCTGCTTAATGAGGGTAACAATTTCTTTTCCGCTAAGCGGTGTCGGATTGCCAGACGAACGGGAAATACAGCGTCCCCCAATCCGGCGGGCCACCGTCTCAACAGCCTGCCTGGCTACCATATCGCCATCCGTAATCAAAATCACGTTGCGCCGAATGCGTTCCATGTTTATCCCCTCGGTCTAAATACAAGCGCCGCAAAAAAACTAAAGGCGACCGCAGCCGAAATGCCCGCACTTGTAATCTGGAACATCCCGCTAATCAGTCCGATC includes the following:
- a CDS encoding stage V sporulation protein AE, whose protein sequence is MERIRRNVILITDGDMVARQAVETVARRIGGRCISRSSGNPTPLSGKEIVTLIKQTPYDPVLVMFDDNGDGRMGRGEQALYYVSTHPDITVLGAIAVASKTKYALGVEVDVCIDRYGRVTRKAVNKNGFVEKGTKAYIIGDTVDVLNMLRVPVIVGIGDIGKMKGRDEQCFGYPVTMAAVSFILKRSGYHPANT
- a CDS encoding UbiD family decarboxylase, producing MYRNLEDCIIDLEKNGHLVRIREEVDPYLEMAAIHMKVYEAGGPALLFENVKGSKFRAVSNLFGTVERSKFIFRHTWKAVQDVMTVRNDPIKALKNPLKNIKTGLAAAKALPVKKSGSLPVTAQEIKISDLPFIQHWPMDGGAFITLPQVYTEDPEKPGIMNSNLGMYRIQLSGNEYELDKEIGLHYQIHRGIGIHQSKANKQGAPLKVSIFLGGPPAHTLSAVMPLPEGLSEMTFAGLLAGRRFHYSYIDGFCISNDADFVITGEIHPGETKPEGPFGDHLGYYSLTHPFPVMKVHKVYAKPNAIWPFTVVGRPPQEDTAFGDLIHELTGDAIKQEIPGVKEVHAVDAAGVHPLLFAIGSERYTPYQQVKQPTELLTIANRILGTGQLSLAKFLFITAEENQPLDTHHEVEFLTYILERLDLHRDIHFYTHTTIDTLDYSGTGLNSGSKVVFAAYGDKKRELCKEVPDSLKELHPFENARLIMPGVVAIQGPAFTSYAQAQQELQGLCDAIQAKGSLPTCPMIILCDDSTFMSATLSNFLWATFTRSNPSHDMYGVNSYYEHKHWACDNLIIDARIKPHHAPPLVPDPTVEKNIERFFTKGASLSGIKIR
- the lysA gene encoding diaminopimelate decarboxylase, encoding MFLHGTSRVNERGHLEIGGCDAADLVRTYGTPLYVYDEALIREKCQTYVKAFEETGFRFQVAYASKAFMCMKMCRLVAEENMSLDVVSGGELYTALKAGFPAARIHFHGNNKTEDELVMALDAGIGCFVVDNFYELEILNDLAREREVIVPIMLRLTPGIEAHTHEYISTGQDDSKFGFGVATGQALAAVKHALDKEAVRLLGIHSHIGSQIFDTVGFVGAVEVLGAFLEQVRTETGYEVEVLNLGGGFGIRYTEEDTPLPVDEYVKVITDEVRRQFSARAYRMPEIWIEPGRSIVGDAGTTLYTVGSIKDIPGIRKYVAVDGGMTDNIRPALYQAKYEAALANKMNEQPAETVSIAGKCCESGDMLIWDYMLPEAKPGDILAISCTGAYGYSMANNYNRIRRPAVVFVKDGRAEVVVERETYDDLIKNDRLHAGAAQR
- a CDS encoding VOC family protein, with amino-acid sequence MFKSGNVSVMVADFKKAVQFYVETLGLKLTHQVEGHLAVVEAPGLTISLLYTAGEQRSQQGKSGSMSIGFEVQTLESAIEILKSRGVEFQHFMEENATRLAHFSDPDGNPLYLIELK